The Argonema galeatum A003/A1 genome has a window encoding:
- a CDS encoding HlyD family efflux transporter periplasmic adaptor subunit encodes MVAQTQVSGRTVSSAKAEVDRLQRDYEERRVTTLAELQAAQANLMAAKAKLRSAEALRDRYKPLAEAGAISESLLMEKQQAVQELEFAVKVAEANMQRAQAALNPGTAAIAKATEQIAEEQARGEATQATLNKERSQIEGRLIEIQNQLNRDRKQLQQIENDLSASVVRSPIYGTIIELELRNPGQVVQSGALIAQISPDRAALVVKARVDAQDISQFKSCRSQDISQCLAGFGKAILKFSAYPYPDYGTLYGAVREISADVKTPPEGGKPYYEVTIQPEKPYLLKGNQQYPLQAGMEVSSDIIAKEETVMRFILRKARLLTDV; translated from the coding sequence ATGGTTGCCCAAACTCAGGTGAGCGGACGCACGGTTAGCTCTGCCAAAGCGGAAGTCGATCGCCTGCAACGAGATTATGAAGAGCGGCGGGTAACAACTTTAGCTGAATTGCAAGCGGCCCAGGCGAACCTGATGGCTGCGAAGGCGAAGTTGAGATCGGCAGAGGCTCTGCGCGATCGCTACAAACCCCTGGCAGAAGCAGGGGCTATTTCTGAGTCGCTTCTGATGGAAAAGCAGCAAGCTGTTCAAGAGCTTGAATTTGCCGTTAAAGTGGCAGAAGCTAATATGCAGCGAGCCCAAGCGGCACTGAATCCCGGTACGGCGGCGATCGCTAAAGCAACCGAGCAAATTGCCGAAGAACAAGCGCGGGGTGAAGCAACGCAGGCTACTTTGAATAAAGAAAGATCGCAAATCGAAGGTCGTCTGATTGAAATTCAGAACCAACTCAACCGCGATCGCAAACAGCTGCAACAGATTGAGAATGACCTTAGCGCTAGTGTAGTGCGATCGCCCATATACGGCACCATTATCGAACTAGAGCTGCGAAATCCCGGTCAAGTGGTGCAATCAGGCGCATTAATCGCCCAAATATCGCCCGATCGAGCGGCTTTAGTCGTCAAGGCCCGTGTGGACGCTCAAGATATCAGTCAATTCAAATCTTGTCGATCGCAAGACATATCACAATGTCTTGCAGGCTTCGGAAAAGCAATCCTCAAGTTTTCCGCCTACCCATATCCAGATTATGGCACTCTTTACGGCGCAGTCAGAGAGATATCGGCTGATGTAAAGACTCCTCCTGAAGGCGGGAAACCCTACTACGAAGTAACGATTCAGCCGGAGAAACCTTATTTGCTCAAGGGAAATCAGCAGTATCCCCTACAAGCGGGTATGGAAGTCAGCAGCGATATCATCGCCAAAGAAGAGACAGTAATGCGGTTTATTCTGAGGAAAGCAAGGCTGTTAACAGATGTCTGA
- a CDS encoding LOG family protein: MTITPSFENLPADLAEIIERLPTLKHKKWIEQSLGTLLRIAGSEIDRLDWKILTASLQDLERGFQTFYSYRHVRKVTIFGSARLSADSPEYQIAADFARCVTDLGFMLMTGGGGGIMQAGNEGAGAEKSFGLNIKLPFEQDANPFIMGDPKLIHFKYFFTRKLFLLRESDAVALFPGGFGTQDEAFECLTLCQTGRYGPVPLILIDRPGGEYWKDWDAYIDKHLVQRGLVSPEDRSVYTITDNLDVACEAITSFYRVYHSTRYVEDQFVIRLKSELKDEDVERLNENFSDILVKGQIEKTKAFPQEAGDETFDLPRLALYFNQRDFGRLYQLIAAINQLNIPLSEAEHPELK, encoded by the coding sequence ATGACAATTACTCCCTCGTTTGAGAATCTCCCAGCAGACCTGGCGGAGATAATCGAGCGGCTGCCAACACTAAAACACAAAAAATGGATTGAGCAGTCACTAGGGACGCTCCTGCGAATCGCTGGGAGTGAGATCGATCGCCTGGACTGGAAGATTTTGACTGCCTCTTTACAAGATTTGGAGCGGGGATTCCAGACATTTTATTCCTATCGGCACGTTCGCAAAGTCACCATCTTTGGCTCAGCTCGCCTCTCAGCGGATAGTCCCGAATACCAGATAGCCGCTGACTTCGCCCGTTGCGTCACCGATCTGGGGTTTATGCTGATGACTGGAGGTGGTGGTGGTATCATGCAGGCTGGGAACGAAGGCGCAGGAGCCGAAAAATCCTTTGGCTTGAATATCAAGCTCCCCTTTGAGCAGGACGCAAACCCATTCATTATGGGTGACCCCAAATTAATTCACTTTAAATACTTTTTCACGCGCAAGCTGTTTCTGTTGCGAGAGAGCGATGCCGTGGCTCTGTTTCCTGGCGGTTTCGGCACCCAAGACGAAGCCTTTGAGTGCTTGACGCTCTGCCAGACTGGTCGATATGGGCCGGTTCCTCTAATTTTGATCGATCGCCCGGGCGGCGAGTACTGGAAAGACTGGGACGCATACATTGACAAGCATCTAGTGCAACGCGGTTTAGTGAGTCCAGAAGACCGGAGCGTCTACACAATTACGGACAACTTAGATGTAGCCTGCGAAGCGATTACCAGTTTTTATCGCGTCTACCACTCCACTCGCTATGTGGAAGACCAATTTGTCATTCGCCTTAAGTCCGAACTCAAAGATGAGGATGTGGAGCGGTTGAATGAAAATTTCAGCGATATCTTAGTTAAAGGACAGATTGAAAAAACTAAAGCTTTCCCGCAAGAGGCGGGAGATGAAACCTTTGACTTGCCTCGCCTCGCTTTGTACTTCAATCAACGGGACTTTGGGAGATTATACCAGCTGATTGCCGCTATTAACCAGTTGAATATTCCCTTGTCTGAGGCCGAACATCCAGAACTTAAGTGA